In Acidianus brierleyi, one genomic interval encodes:
- a CDS encoding ABC transporter substrate-binding protein — translation MSNINLPNIGIFLVLFLIMVIALEVTMPVLTTGYAIGNFNTPILNPDQARYTQPWVGKITFLYSYTSHTDEFEALTAGKIDFATIDHASEVKEALEKYNSTIFVGIAPVESFGQLVFSFNSTISSLTSNLYFRYAVSSLINPINITNIVWENGILGIDYPYFVSPKVYSEWFSTAAEQYYQKYESYNITRAVMYLESIPNVTHVDGKWYYKGKPLTLSFIYAEDEQPQLRLADYLKDQFALINISVTILAEPFGTLIQTAVTPPYDFNMTTFGWIDLGPLVPQWMTIYTSPENVGGFSNATIDNLINEAQTAPSLSQSISIMKQVELDLQQQLPYIIVVWSNAIQGVYLPGWANYIYMKDGTAVYAINVLNIHPVNSTLTGDFLFSSVASDLPRHMQPYASESLYAFNVLDCMYEPLATTPLTDVTSVLPPSQLVPMLAKNWTLDTGVTTTAPNGEKIVNGTILTVNLVHNATWINGYPVTAYDVNFTYWYYDLAGISGTNTFDGITLNYTYLIDNSFINTDVFGSIPQLVDSQVTNPYQIVFYLNSTSDLVIDETLTEIDIYFPASVYSHIQPATIWTDKYAPLISNGPYMWNSTSSAFSDEEFTLTYNPHYFKIDPLIFLANVKAGTPYNYTTTFTYYNWDNSTDSLVPTPANGTAYVWLKALDVPGVPYGNYTKPVTMSMIAPGEYSAMINTTGLPAGIYEIVAKIISPGGLEEYSYGSLNVSSVPVVTTTHPPVTTTTTTHPPSISPIVYAGIAIVIVIIVVAAVVVLLRRR, via the coding sequence ATGAGTAACATAAATCTTCCAAATATAGGAATATTTTTGGTATTATTTCTAATAATGGTAATAGCCTTAGAAGTAACTATGCCAGTACTTACTACTGGGTACGCAATAGGCAACTTTAATACACCGATACTAAACCCAGACCAAGCAAGATATACACAACCTTGGGTAGGAAAAATAACTTTCCTCTATTCTTATACCTCACATACAGATGAGTTTGAGGCCCTAACTGCAGGCAAAATAGATTTTGCTACAATAGACCATGCTAGTGAAGTAAAAGAGGCTTTAGAAAAATATAATTCTACAATATTTGTAGGAATAGCTCCTGTAGAGAGTTTTGGTCAACTCGTATTCTCATTTAATAGTACAATTTCCTCTCTAACTTCTAACCTATACTTCAGATATGCAGTAAGTAGTTTAATAAATCCTATAAACATAACTAACATAGTCTGGGAAAATGGGATATTAGGAATCGATTATCCATATTTCGTTAGCCCTAAAGTTTATTCAGAATGGTTTAGTACAGCTGCTGAACAATATTATCAGAAATATGAATCATATAATATAACAAGAGCAGTCATGTACTTAGAAAGTATTCCTAATGTAACTCACGTAGATGGTAAGTGGTATTACAAAGGTAAGCCATTGACATTAAGTTTTATTTATGCTGAAGATGAGCAACCCCAATTAAGATTAGCAGACTATCTAAAAGACCAGTTTGCACTAATCAATATATCAGTAACTATACTTGCAGAACCTTTTGGCACCTTAATTCAAACCGCTGTTACACCACCATATGATTTCAATATGACTACTTTTGGATGGATTGACCTAGGCCCACTAGTTCCTCAATGGATGACTATATATACTTCCCCAGAAAATGTAGGAGGTTTTAGTAATGCTACTATAGATAATTTAATAAATGAAGCACAAACTGCACCGTCTCTCTCTCAGTCAATATCAATAATGAAGCAAGTAGAACTAGATTTACAGCAGCAATTACCTTATATTATAGTAGTATGGAGTAATGCAATACAAGGAGTTTATTTACCTGGTTGGGCTAACTATATCTATATGAAAGATGGAACAGCAGTATATGCTATAAATGTATTGAACATACATCCAGTAAACTCCACACTAACAGGAGACTTTCTATTCTCTTCCGTAGCTAGCGATCTACCTAGACATATGCAACCATATGCTTCAGAATCACTATATGCATTTAACGTATTAGATTGCATGTATGAACCGTTGGCTACAACGCCCCTTACAGATGTAACATCAGTATTGCCACCATCTCAATTAGTACCAATGCTAGCCAAGAATTGGACACTCGACACTGGAGTAACTACTACTGCTCCAAACGGAGAAAAAATAGTCAATGGAACAATACTTACAGTAAACTTAGTACATAATGCAACATGGATAAATGGATATCCGGTAACAGCTTATGACGTTAACTTTACATATTGGTATTATGATTTAGCTGGAATAAGTGGAACTAACACATTTGATGGAATAACTCTCAATTACACATATTTGATAGATAACTCATTTATCAATACTGATGTTTTTGGATCTATCCCACAACTTGTAGATAGTCAAGTAACTAATCCATATCAAATAGTATTCTATCTAAATTCAACTAGTGATTTAGTAATAGATGAAACTTTAACTGAAATAGACATATACTTCCCAGCAAGCGTATACTCTCATATTCAACCTGCGACTATATGGACAGATAAGTATGCTCCATTAATAAGTAACGGGCCATATATGTGGAACAGTACAAGTAGTGCATTTAGTGATGAAGAATTCACGTTAACATATAATCCACATTACTTTAAGATAGATCCATTGATATTCTTGGCAAATGTAAAAGCAGGAACACCATATAATTATACTACTACATTTACGTATTATAATTGGGATAATTCTACCGATTCCTTAGTTCCAACACCCGCAAACGGAACTGCGTATGTATGGCTGAAAGCTTTAGACGTACCGGGAGTACCTTATGGTAACTACACTAAACCAGTAACAATGTCAATGATAGCACCAGGCGAATATTCAGCGATGATAAATACTACTGGATTACCTGCAGGAATATATGAAATAGTTGCTAAGATTATCAGTCCTGGTGGATTAGAAGAATACTCTTATGGTTCGTTGAATGTAAGCTCTGTACCAGTAGTAACTACAACTCACCCACCAGTAACTACTACAACTACTACTCATCCTCCATCAATATCTCCAATAGTATACGCTGGAATAGCAATAGTTATAGTAATAATTGTAGTGGCTGCTGTAGTAGTATTATTAAGAAGAAGATAA
- a CDS encoding ABC transporter permease has translation MESAQQELRKNLLSARKNALRANLRYIGRRLVSRLILLFAIINFNFFLFDIIPVIFNINIASFYVPPGFTHSGLSRSTIVEGVERQFGLNKPLDIRYIDYLKDIVTFNFSTSFHYEEPVTQLILQRLPITAMIVIPALILTTIMAIFFGVYSATREGKAVDHVISNSAIITYFIPVFWLGFIIWYFLTIQTNLFPSSYTLALLEKGNRELNLIYLLIPPILTLSITSFGVRTILMRNNSIDTLDQDFVTVLKAKGLPRSKILYKHVFRNAFLPVFTRVGIDLAFLLSGIVFIEDVFNIPGLGRLLLTAATHFDIPLLLGDFFTISLFAIIVLTLMDFLYVLIDPRVKY, from the coding sequence ATGGAATCTGCTCAGCAAGAGCTACGTAAAAACCTTCTTTCAGCGAGGAAGAATGCTCTAAGGGCAAATTTACGTTATATAGGTAGACGGCTGGTTTCTAGGCTTATTTTGCTTTTTGCTATAATAAACTTTAATTTCTTTTTATTTGATATCATTCCTGTAATATTTAATATTAATATAGCATCTTTTTATGTTCCACCAGGTTTTACTCATTCAGGTTTGAGTAGATCTACAATTGTTGAAGGAGTCGAGAGACAATTCGGTCTTAATAAGCCATTAGATATTAGATATATTGATTATCTTAAGGATATAGTTACATTTAATTTTAGCACCTCATTTCATTATGAAGAACCCGTTACGCAATTAATATTACAAAGGCTTCCCATAACGGCTATGATAGTCATACCTGCCTTGATACTAACTACTATAATGGCAATATTTTTTGGAGTTTACTCTGCAACAAGAGAAGGAAAGGCAGTAGATCATGTGATTTCAAATTCAGCAATTATAACTTATTTTATACCAGTGTTTTGGTTAGGTTTTATAATATGGTATTTTCTAACTATACAGACTAATTTATTTCCGTCTAGCTATACTTTAGCATTACTTGAGAAAGGAAACAGAGAACTTAATTTGATTTATTTACTTATACCACCAATTCTAACTTTATCAATAACATCTTTTGGAGTTAGAACAATACTTATGAGAAATAATTCTATAGATACTTTAGATCAAGATTTTGTTACAGTACTTAAGGCAAAAGGTTTACCAAGATCTAAAATCTTATATAAACATGTCTTCAGAAATGCTTTCCTACCAGTATTTACTAGAGTTGGAATAGATTTAGCGTTTCTATTAAGCGGTATTGTGTTCATAGAGGACGTATTTAATATTCCTGGATTGGGTAGATTGTTATTAACTGCGGCTACTCACTTTGATATACCTTTACTCTTGGGAGATTTCTTTACAATTAGTTTATTCGCAATTATAGTACTAACTTTGATGGACTTTCTATATGTATTAATAGATCCCAGGGTGAAATATTAA
- a CDS encoding ABC transporter permease subunit has translation MNSTFKRLISQKSFIVSIVIIGFVVGLALFSLVYGSYNPYYTSSYYVSAPYSVPTWATIFPQYKGLPPNLHENFTYNGQLEKYNSTTYEIIVNPGQVKNIFFEINWKYKAPYSSVFSLDVYPNVSSNQAFFINMSWITPSNVSEELISAAPVSQEPFIFASYMTFISSDKWIPIVFNTQYSTTIPSPFVSSLPSRDQIIAPEILPDLMFPKPGEYHLELTFSNNSTKPEEFLFTLPSFSEKGYVYGLLGTDENGAPVFPEFAIGARFDLEIALIASILIVFIGAAFGIISGYFGGKTDTAVVGVTDFFLLLPGLPLLITLEIILVKAGINIPRIDLIVLLISILSWPATTRVVRSQALSIRSRTFIEAAKSLGLNNRQIMLRHVLPNLIPIIAAQVAYDVPTVILIESGLDFLGLGITGFPTWGNMLGFASTHISSANSFAWWWVLPPGLGIVLLSAAFYYLGNAFIDTFSSRRIGE, from the coding sequence ATGAATAGTACATTCAAAAGATTAATATCCCAAAAATCATTTATAGTATCAATAGTAATAATAGGTTTTGTAGTAGGTTTAGCGCTATTCTCATTAGTGTATGGTAGTTATAATCCATACTATACCTCTTCATATTATGTTTCTGCGCCTTATTCCGTTCCTACATGGGCTACTATCTTTCCACAATATAAAGGTCTTCCCCCTAATTTGCATGAAAACTTTACCTATAATGGCCAACTTGAAAAATATAATTCTACAACATACGAAATAATAGTTAATCCTGGTCAAGTTAAAAATATATTTTTCGAAATTAATTGGAAATATAAAGCTCCATATTCAAGCGTTTTTAGCTTAGATGTATATCCAAATGTTTCAAGTAATCAAGCTTTCTTTATTAATATGTCATGGATTACTCCTTCTAATGTAAGTGAAGAATTAATTTCTGCTGCGCCAGTATCTCAAGAACCATTTATATTTGCTTCGTATATGACATTCATTTCTTCGGATAAATGGATTCCTATAGTATTTAATACTCAATATTCTACCACCATTCCCTCCCCTTTCGTATCTAGCTTACCTTCAAGAGATCAAATAATAGCTCCAGAAATCTTGCCGGATCTAATGTTTCCTAAACCTGGAGAATATCATCTTGAGCTTACATTTTCCAATAATTCTACAAAACCAGAAGAGTTTCTTTTTACTCTGCCAAGTTTTTCTGAAAAAGGATATGTATACGGTTTGTTAGGTACTGATGAGAATGGAGCACCGGTTTTTCCTGAATTTGCAATAGGAGCTAGATTTGATTTAGAGATTGCATTAATAGCTAGTATTTTAATTGTTTTCATAGGTGCAGCTTTTGGAATAATAAGTGGTTATTTTGGAGGAAAAACTGATACTGCAGTAGTAGGAGTAACCGATTTCTTCTTGCTTTTACCGGGCTTACCATTACTTATTACTCTAGAAATAATTCTAGTAAAGGCAGGAATTAATATCCCAAGAATTGATTTAATAGTTCTTTTAATTTCAATATTATCGTGGCCTGCGACTACTAGAGTAGTCAGATCCCAGGCTCTATCAATAAGAAGTAGAACTTTTATAGAGGCAGCAAAGAGTTTAGGTTTAAACAATAGACAAATAATGTTAAGGCATGTATTACCAAATTTAATTCCTATAATTGCTGCCCAAGTTGCGTACGATGTTCCTACAGTTATTTTAATAGAATCTGGATTAGATTTCTTGGGATTGGGGATAACTGGATTTCCTACATGGGGAAATATGTTAGGATTCGCTAGTACTCATATTTCAAGTGCAAATAGTTTTGCATGGTGGTGGGTTCTTCCGCCAGGACTAGGGATAGTATTATTAAGCGCAGCTTTCTATTATTTAGGAAATGCCTTCATAGATACTTTCAGCTCACGTAGAATAGGTGAATAA
- a CDS encoding ABC transporter ATP-binding protein gives MFDELVQNPILEVKDLSVHFYSKTREVKALDNIFISLEKGKVLGIAGESGSGKSTLAKAIFRILPYNARILKGQIIYKGTNLINVNENDLQKKIRWKSIAYVPQVSMNSLDPVYRVKSQMLETIFAHEDVSKAEALERIENVIKDVGLPSEILDKFPHELSGGQKQRVMIAMSMLLNPEMLIADEPTTALDVVIQAQIIAMIKKIQKEKNLSMIFITHDLSLLAQISDIMAIMYAGKIVEVGKVEDIYYSPLHPYTQLLIKSIPSIKNRKKKLISIPGEVPDLSDPPQGCRFNPRCPLAQEICRKESPELTRVNGSHYVACFMVGGQ, from the coding sequence ATGTTCGATGAACTTGTACAAAATCCTATACTAGAAGTTAAAGATTTATCAGTTCATTTTTATTCTAAGACTAGAGAAGTTAAGGCTTTGGACAATATTTTTATCTCACTAGAGAAGGGTAAAGTCCTTGGAATAGCAGGTGAATCTGGATCTGGTAAATCTACTTTAGCTAAGGCTATATTTAGGATTCTTCCTTATAATGCTAGAATTTTAAAGGGACAAATTATTTATAAAGGTACTAATTTAATAAACGTAAATGAAAATGATTTACAGAAGAAAATAAGATGGAAAAGTATTGCTTATGTGCCTCAAGTTTCTATGAACAGCCTTGATCCAGTTTATAGGGTTAAATCGCAAATGTTAGAAACTATTTTTGCACATGAGGATGTAAGCAAAGCTGAAGCTTTAGAGAGAATAGAAAATGTTATAAAAGACGTTGGTTTACCTTCAGAAATTTTAGATAAGTTTCCTCATGAACTTTCTGGTGGGCAAAAGCAAAGAGTTATGATAGCGATGTCTATGTTGCTTAATCCAGAAATGCTAATAGCCGATGAGCCCACTACAGCACTAGATGTTGTAATTCAAGCACAAATAATAGCAATGATTAAGAAAATTCAGAAGGAAAAAAACTTATCAATGATATTTATAACTCATGACCTTTCTCTATTGGCTCAGATAAGCGATATCATGGCTATAATGTACGCAGGTAAAATAGTAGAAGTTGGTAAAGTAGAGGATATTTATTATTCACCTTTGCATCCGTATACGCAGCTTTTAATAAAATCTATACCTTCCATAAAAAATAGAAAGAAAAAATTAATAAGTATTCCAGGCGAAGTTCCTGACCTATCTGATCCTCCACAAGGCTGTAGATTTAATCCTAGATGTCCTCTTGCTCAAGAAATATGTAGGAAAGAATCTCCAGAATTAACTAGAGTAAATGGATCTCATTATGTAGCTTGTTTTATGGTAGGTGGGCAATAA
- a CDS encoding ABC transporter ATP-binding protein, which yields MIEGKALKIFFKSREKLIKAVDDITIKLQKGRILGIVGESGSGKTTLIRALMGLQKIDDGIILYNDKDISKLKSKEWKEFRKNNQMIFQDPFDAMDPRFKVYDTVAEGIRAQGIASSKQEEKELVYNTLSKVGLTPPEKFSDVFVTQLSGGQLQRVSIARSLVLKPEIIAADEPVSMLDVSIRAGILNIFLDLKETENVGFAVVSHDLSTLSYIADELYIMYMGRFMESGTVDDIIEKPLNPYTQALLSAIPEPDPKHRGNEITLKGEISYDHFKYGCRLYPRCPFAMDICAKEAPQPIEVSPGHVVACHLYLRR from the coding sequence ATGATAGAGGGAAAAGCTCTTAAAATATTTTTTAAATCTAGAGAGAAGTTAATAAAGGCGGTAGATGATATAACTATAAAATTACAAAAAGGTAGAATATTGGGGATTGTTGGCGAATCAGGTAGTGGGAAGACCACTTTGATTAGAGCTTTGATGGGATTACAGAAAATAGATGATGGAATAATTTTATATAATGATAAAGATATTTCTAAGTTGAAGTCTAAAGAATGGAAGGAATTTAGGAAAAATAATCAAATGATATTTCAGGATCCTTTTGATGCTATGGATCCAAGATTCAAGGTATATGATACTGTAGCAGAAGGTATAAGGGCTCAAGGTATTGCTTCTAGTAAACAAGAAGAGAAAGAGCTTGTATACAATACCTTGAGTAAAGTCGGATTAACTCCACCAGAAAAATTTTCCGATGTTTTTGTTACTCAATTATCTGGAGGTCAGTTACAGAGAGTCTCTATAGCAAGGAGTCTTGTATTGAAACCAGAAATTATAGCTGCAGATGAGCCTGTATCTATGCTTGACGTATCAATTAGAGCAGGAATTCTAAATATATTTTTGGATCTGAAAGAAACTGAGAATGTGGGTTTCGCAGTTGTCTCGCATGATCTATCTACTTTGTCATACATTGCCGACGAACTGTATATAATGTATATGGGTCGCTTTATGGAATCTGGAACTGTTGATGATATAATAGAGAAACCACTAAATCCATATACACAAGCCTTATTATCGGCAATTCCAGAACCTGATCCTAAACATAGAGGAAATGAAATAACGTTGAAGGGGGAAATCTCTTATGATCATTTTAAATATGGTTGTAGACTTTATCCAAGATGCCCATTCGCCATGGATATATGTGCCAAAGAAGCTCCTCAGCCGATTGAGGTTTCTCCTGGACATGTAGTGGCATGCCATCTTTATTTAAGGAGATAA
- a CDS encoding acyl-CoA thioesterase has protein sequence MAIRYVNKEVVKVYDTDFQQVAHYAAYYRFFTDAVTNFSKEVFGDSTETLAYRGVWFVVVESSAKYMKSAKLGDELDVEVTAELLSKKAIKYSFEIKRKGELLTTGYLVMVCVDPEKWKATEIPQELIDKFKIYEKSMT, from the coding sequence ATGGCTATAAGGTATGTAAATAAAGAAGTAGTTAAGGTTTATGATACAGATTTTCAGCAAGTAGCGCATTATGCTGCATATTATAGGTTTTTTACTGATGCTGTAACTAATTTTTCTAAAGAAGTTTTTGGAGATTCCACAGAAACTTTAGCATACAGAGGAGTATGGTTTGTTGTAGTAGAATCTTCTGCTAAATACATGAAATCAGCTAAATTAGGGGATGAACTTGACGTGGAAGTTACTGCAGAACTTCTCTCTAAAAAGGCTATAAAATATTCATTTGAAATAAAGAGAAAAGGCGAATTATTGACAACAGGCTATCTGGTAATGGTATGCGTGGATCCAGAAAAGTGGAAAGCTACTGAAATTCCTCAAGAACTTATAGACAAATTTAAAATATACGAAAAATCTATGACTTGA
- the hjc gene encoding Holliday junction resolvase Hjc, with product MNRDIGKNAERELVSILKSEGFYAVRIPTSNSSSNPLPDIFATKRNLLLAIECKSTWEDKVKVREIQIRKLFEFLSMFTMDGKAVIAVKFKNIHKWKIFEIQKIEEIVVTKDNSEFLENFLSLTIKKSIEENVV from the coding sequence GTGAACAGGGATATAGGAAAGAACGCCGAAAGAGAATTAGTCTCTATACTTAAATCTGAAGGTTTTTACGCTGTAAGAATACCAACTTCAAACTCTTCCTCAAATCCTTTGCCAGACATATTTGCTACTAAGAGAAACTTATTATTAGCTATAGAATGTAAAAGTACTTGGGAAGATAAGGTTAAAGTAAGAGAAATTCAAATTAGAAAGTTATTTGAATTTCTTTCAATGTTTACTATGGATGGAAAGGCAGTAATAGCTGTAAAATTTAAAAATATACATAAATGGAAAATTTTTGAAATTCAAAAAATTGAAGAAATTGTTGTCACAAAAGATAATTCTGAGTTCCTTGAAAATTTCCTCTCTTTGACTATTAAAAAATCAATAGAAGAGAACGTCGTATAG
- a CDS encoding MFS transporter produces the protein MKCYIHATIASFFAWAGNIYDLLIITYVYEYLEKYLGLNTVDGTLLFALGLIFRVIGGYVFGKIADIRGRKIILILGTAGYALFQGIMAFSPDIIILLLARSLQGLFMGAEWTAGTVIAYENAPINLRGLINGIVQAGYGMGYAFTGMAFILFSPYMEGIGWRIFLLTGALPLILLPYIQLKVKNVSIKISKIKVDIKEYYSVLIRSSVIISGMFFSYYSIFAVYPEFSESIGLSKNFVGSIMLVSNIALGISFIIFGRLADRISKRKLIIGGVIGEMIGLPFMLPISFYLRSPPTILSGLMLYSVSTGFWPLAPLLIVESVPPEVRSALTGLSYNLGSVIGGIGSIIMGSLVQIYGLSSASVWGNIMGYASLTVVMATLLTWPRGSISQKATNL, from the coding sequence ATGAAATGTTATATTCACGCTACAATAGCGTCCTTCTTTGCATGGGCTGGAAATATTTATGATCTATTAATTATTACTTACGTATATGAATATCTAGAAAAATACTTAGGTTTAAATACAGTCGATGGAACTTTACTATTTGCCTTAGGATTAATATTTAGAGTAATAGGTGGATATGTATTTGGAAAAATAGCAGATATTAGAGGAAGAAAAATAATATTGATTCTAGGTACAGCAGGTTACGCTTTATTTCAAGGTATAATGGCTTTTTCTCCAGACATAATTATACTTTTGTTAGCGAGAAGTCTACAAGGACTTTTTATGGGTGCAGAATGGACAGCAGGAACAGTAATAGCTTACGAAAATGCTCCTATTAACCTTAGAGGATTAATAAATGGTATAGTTCAAGCCGGTTATGGAATGGGCTATGCATTTACTGGTATGGCTTTTATTTTATTCTCGCCTTATATGGAAGGTATAGGTTGGAGAATATTTCTATTAACTGGAGCACTTCCTTTAATATTATTGCCATATATTCAGTTAAAAGTTAAAAATGTAAGTATTAAAATAAGTAAAATTAAAGTAGACATAAAGGAGTACTACTCAGTTCTAATTAGATCTTCAGTAATAATTTCTGGAATGTTCTTCTCTTATTATTCCATATTCGCAGTTTATCCAGAATTTTCTGAAAGCATTGGATTATCTAAAAATTTTGTGGGTTCAATAATGCTAGTTTCGAATATAGCATTGGGAATATCATTTATAATTTTTGGGAGACTAGCAGATAGAATAAGTAAAAGAAAACTAATAATAGGAGGAGTAATAGGAGAAATGATAGGTTTACCTTTTATGTTACCTATTTCGTTCTATTTACGTTCCCCACCAACTATACTTTCTGGATTAATGTTATATTCAGTATCAACTGGATTTTGGCCATTAGCTCCATTATTAATAGTAGAATCTGTACCTCCAGAAGTTAGATCTGCACTTACTGGATTGTCTTACAATTTAGGAAGCGTAATAGGGGGTATAGGCTCAATAATAATGGGATCATTAGTTCAAATTTACGGCTTATCTTCAGCGTCTGTATGGGGTAACATTATGGGTTATGCTTCATTAACAGTGGTTATGGCGACGTTACTAACATGGCCTAGAGGATCTATTTCACAAAAAGCAACTAACTTATAA
- the speB gene encoding agmatinase: MRQLDALKSPRFTQISTYGRLPICEELVNVKAVFLGIPFDDATTYRPGARFGPSAIRQGSRLLRPYNQFVDIHPFDTLNMCDAGDVNAIPGYIEDSMRIIEEEVSKINAIPFIAGGDHSITLPVLRAMYKTYGKVNLVHLDSHYDFWDSYWGKKYTHGTWLRRALEEGLLKEVVQMGIRGSLYSKDDIEDSKRLKIKSFTIRDLKYKLEEVKKQLPSGKTYVSIDIDVVDPAFAPGTGTPEVGGLTSFDILEIVRSFKFDIIGFDVVEVSPPYDVSEITSMLAANILYEGMSVLAKSTTP; this comes from the coding sequence ATGCGACAATTAGATGCATTAAAATCTCCTCGATTCACACAAATTTCAACATATGGAAGATTACCTATATGTGAAGAACTAGTTAACGTAAAGGCAGTATTCTTGGGAATACCTTTCGATGATGCTACTACCTATAGGCCTGGAGCTAGGTTTGGTCCTTCAGCAATAAGGCAAGGATCTAGGCTTTTAAGACCTTATAATCAATTCGTTGATATTCATCCTTTCGATACGCTAAACATGTGCGATGCAGGTGATGTTAATGCAATTCCTGGTTATATAGAGGATAGTATGAGAATAATAGAAGAAGAAGTTAGTAAAATAAATGCTATACCTTTCATAGCAGGAGGAGATCATTCTATAACATTACCTGTACTTAGAGCTATGTATAAAACTTACGGTAAAGTGAATCTTGTTCATTTAGACTCCCATTATGATTTTTGGGACTCTTATTGGGGTAAAAAATATACTCACGGTACTTGGCTCAGAAGAGCTTTAGAAGAAGGACTATTAAAAGAAGTTGTTCAAATGGGAATTAGAGGTTCACTATATTCTAAAGACGATATAGAGGATTCAAAAAGACTAAAAATAAAGAGCTTCACAATAAGAGATTTAAAATATAAATTGGAAGAAGTTAAAAAGCAACTCCCTTCGGGCAAAACTTACGTTTCTATAGATATTGACGTTGTAGATCCTGCTTTTGCTCCAGGCACTGGAACGCCCGAGGTTGGGGGATTAACGAGTTTCGACATTTTAGAAATAGTGAGAAGTTTTAAGTTTGATATAATAGGCTTTGACGTTGTTGAAGTTTCTCCCCCTTACGATGTTAGCGAAATAACATCAATGCTAGCCGCAAATATCCTATATGAGGGAATGAGCGTTTTAGCAAAAAGTACTACTCCATAG